From the Argentina anserina chromosome 3, drPotAnse1.1, whole genome shotgun sequence genome, the window ATGGCCAAGATGGAGGAAATCATGATGAACCAATGTATGATAATTTTGGTGGACAAGGCATGCATGGTGGTCCTCCTTTCACATCAGATATGAACCCACCACCTGTATTGATGCCTGTGCCTGGTGCTGGGTATGTTGCCCATTGAATTCTGTCTAATCTTCAGACTGAAGTTGTAAGTTGCTTTTCCTTatcatattttgtttttattccAATTGCAGTCCACTTGGGCCTTTCGTTCCTGCTCCACCTGAAGTCGCAATGCAGATGCTGCGAGATCAAGGTGGTCCTCCACCCTTTGAAGGCAGTGGTAGAAATATGTGGGCTGGACCTCAAATGAGTGGGCCAGCCCCTATTCTTGCTTTGTCCCCAGCTTTTCGGCAGGATCCTCGACGTTTAAGAAGGTACTTTCTGTATGAGCCATTTCTAGTACTGGTTTCTGTACTTGATTGTTGTTTTAGCGCTTCAGCTACACTatgctgattttttttattgaaattaTTTGCTATTTGTTTTATCCACGACATTAGGCGCTTAGGGGAGTTAAAAACTTCATTGGTGGGGGGAATTAGGAAACATACCCAGCTTGTGCTACTAGATATTGATGAAAAATATTGGTTTCTTTTCTCCTGAGAAGACCAAAAGATACAATTGAAGACGACTGGAGTAAAATAAACCCCAACATGTGTACCAACCCTTCCTTTTTTATGGTGTCAACCTAAGCAAAAATTATCCGGCTTGAACTCTTTCTCTCCATTTGTAGCCTATTTGGTTTTACTTCAAGGTGTCTGTTATACTGCTCGAAAAGAAGTTGATTGAAGTGGTGCTTTTTTAGATACATGGTGTCTGTTGTACTGCTGTAACCCTGACTATTTCTTTGAACTTTGATACTCAAACCACAAATTCTTGTCTTATGATGCATTTCAAGCGCTAGCCATAATGCTTGTATGTTTTTGTTCCCTTTTTTCTGTTAATTGGTTGAAGTCAACTTTTACAGTTATCAAGATCTTGATGCACCTGAGGATGAAGTCACAGTGATAGACTACAGGAGCTTGTAGATAGTTTCCAACTGTATAATTGCAACTTGCTTCACAGGCAAACTTTTGTACGTTCCCTGTGAGTTACGTTGAATGCACTCATTTTTGTTGATGAGGGTATTTCTTGTTAAGGTCATTAGCAAGATGTGCTGTTGGTGATTTAACTCACTATTCTGTTGCTACCTTTGATTCCCCGAGATTCTGACcggtaattaattaatgttttCCGGGTCGGATATTGGTTGGTCTGAAAATATTTGCTTATGGTTGTAAATTGGAGTTGTGGAGAACAGATTTTAAGCGACTCTACATTCCTTTTCATTTAAGCTTCTGCTATTGGATGTCAATgactaatggtgtttttctAATAGTGTATCAATTAGAGAAGTCTGgttcaatttaattattatggTTTTTCTCACAGTATTTGTACACTTTCTGCGAGCGCAAGCTTCtttagttttttatttattttattattacaaACGGAGCCGAAAAAGGCTCAGACAAGGAAAACAAAAGGACCAAGAATTATAACAAGCACCAGATCTTCTGGCACGAAAACTAGAACTAGTGTTTGCTACTAGATGATTTAAAGCCTTGATTTCTAAAAATCAATCAAATCTTATAATAATTGAATCCGTTTGCTTGAATCTTATTTATCATGTTAATGTAAGGGTGAAAAGCTGCAAGTGAGTTTAGGGCGATTTTGTTGGGTAAAAAAAGGCGAGTGGGGGGATAATTGTTATCCAAATCGTAGTCGGCGTATTAAATGCGTGCCACATAATCGGCGGAGGAGAGAATAAAGCGCCAAATCATCCCAAGTGTGCGTGTACTCCAGATAGCAGAGATCGAGCAGAAATGGAAATAACAGCTCGTCACTTGATCTCTGCATCTCCTCCTCGctcctcttttcttcttgttgcttcttcttctacttctACTACTAGTACTACTTCACTGCCCTTTCAGTTTCAGAGCAGCTCCAACTACATTCTCAAACGACAAGCTCAACTCCAAGGCGTCTGCTTCAAACGAATTAGCCCCATATGTGCCTCCTCTAACACGCAGACTCCTCCTCAATCTGATGCTCCCGAAAGATGGCTTCTGGAGCCTGTGGGTAcgtatcttcttcttcttcttctccttggcAAAAGGCATGAAACATCAATCAATAAGCTTAatgtgtatgtgtgtgtgtctatatatatctatatatatatatatatatagctgctTCTACGTTAATTTTCTGTTTCATATCAACTTGTGGTAAAGCAAAGAAACACCATTGCATTTGATGCAAGTATTAGTAATCAAGATATATGTGCAACTTGTAGCAGCTATGCATACGTTTTGGTTAAGTCATAATTAGTTTTAggttctagctagctagtggcAGGAACTTTGTTAATCTATAGATTGTATTTTGCAAATACAAGTTAACATTAGAATTATTATTAAACTCATGGTTACAGGGTTCAGCTTTAAGATTTACCTGCTAAACTTATTGTGTTTTTCCCCACTGTAACCTATCCTATTACTGCATTGCAAGTCTCTACTAACACTGTAATCTTATTTACCTAACCTTTCATGTTAGATCAGGAGTGACTCATGTTTTATAACTATATTTTGCTCTTATGATAGGTGATGGAGATACAAGGCATATTGGTTTCAAGGTTCAAATGCCAGGTGcatttgaaattgcttctgtAAGTTTCCTTTCTTATGACAAAAAaacattttctctattttttttttctccggTCCGTCTCAGATGCCATAATTATTATAATGATTCGCCTTTACTGAATGTAGAATGTGGTGACTGTTGGCCGCCTTCCTGAGAAAGCTGATTTAGTGATTCCAGTTGCAACAGGTATAAGAGAATGAGTCTTGCCAACTTTCCTGCTTgaacttttgaattctcgAAGAAGAAATATTTAATAAGTATGAGGACTAGAACCACTGATATTAAGGTTGGGTGGCAAAATTGTTACCAATTGAGTCTCCTAAATTAACTACTAAGTTCTTGTGTTAGACACTAAGATTCCTGGATATCCAATAATTTAAACAACTACGCGAAGCCAATTTGAGTCTTTCATGCTCGtattactcttttttttttctattgcaTAAACCAATTCCCACATATCAGATTAGTGATAATTACACTGGAGGCAATCTTCTTTTGTAAAGTTTAAGATCAAGTcctcatcaattttttttcttcttgtttcgCTTTAAATTGGTAGTATCTGGTTTGCATGCTCGCATTCGAAAGAAAGATGGAAACCTCTTGGTAACAGATCTGGACAGCACCAATGGGACATTCATTAATGACCAACGGTTGAGACCTGGAGTTATTGCCACCTTATCACCTGGATCTTGTGTTACATTTGGTAAGGTGTTCCCAATTTATTCCTGTCTTTTCATTCTCCTTTTCATTTATGACGCAGCACAGTAGCTGCTTAGGAACCTAGATCACAAGCTCTAAGAACTGTAGAGTTAACACACACTGATTTTAGGATTCACTCCCAGGCTTCACACCCAAAACACTATAATTTGGGAATCTCTCCCAGGTTTCTCACCTTAATCCTATCACAGGAAAATTCAGTAAACACTGATATTCTTATTCCATATAGCATGCCTCTGCCTTTCGGCACTTACATTATTTATACTAATGTTTATAACTAACACCAGCTAGCCTTAAGTACTCGTTAGGACTCTTAAAtttcagaaactgaaacataaAAGGCCTAATAAAGTAACAGTTAAAAGACACAAGAGGACTCTTGAAATTAAGCCTGGAGACTTCTAGATCAGACCCTTCTTAAGCTGGAAATTAATAACCTGAGCAATCAATAAAACCATAAAGAGATATAATTATTAGCTGCTCTcttcttccatctcttccgtTCATAAAATTTAAAAGGCTTGGGTGTGatgtcatcatcaatttatggGAAATAACATATACAATACACCTACTATATATGTAAAACACATTTTCTTTGCTTTCCCTAAGCTTCAAATTTTCTTCTAAACTCTAAAGACAGTTCTGCTCAACTAGACCGTGTGTATTTAGAGAAATCATTTGTGATTCAAATCTATTACTATAGTTTTAAGTGTGATTTATCTGGATCCTAATAACATTCCCACACAAGTCCTTGaccaataaataaatagaaagtACTGCTAGTAACTACCTAACTGAGGTGCAAATAATAAAAACTGATAAAGAGCGTAGTTGTAAAATGGGATTTGGTTTAAGAGTTCCCTTACCCTATACTCTTTTTTCAACCTTTGCTTGAAGGAAATAGGATCCAGCTCCCCTAAAGTGAGGATTCTTTGTTTTGGTTAGATTCCCTACCCTAATCTCTAAAAGTTTTAGCTTCAATTATTTGCTTTAGTGTCCAACAGCTGACCAAATCTAGAACCTCTTAGGAACAATTGAAATTACCTATGAATAAAGTAAATGAGGGTCGTATGCCAGAAGATCAGTTGTTGCGAATGTGCAAGTTGTGATAAAGCGATTTAATCTTACAACAGTTTTTATGCATGGATTCAACTCTTTCTgcaatattttctttctttattcgGATTTTCCAACTGAAGAAAGTTCTATAACTGAGTTTCTGGCATTTGGCATGGAACTTAGAGAAATACAGAAAAGTTATACGTCCTAGGAGCCAATACTCTTTCCAATCTCCCTACTATATACCAAAACATTAATCTCTTTATgttcaattaattttaaacTACATACAGCAAAAATTCTTTGCAACCAAATAGGAAATGCCTGAGTGATGAAAGCGTATCAGGAAACCGAGTCGGTCCACCATGTCCCGAGAAAATATATCTGAACTTGGAAAATGAAGGGACTGATACTGACAAAGGGGAAAAGAAAAGGTATGGGGTTAAGTAAACTAGGTACGGTAACCATACTTATAAGTATCTGAGAAGATATATGAACAGTTTCTAATTAAAACTGTTTCCGGTCACTAAATATCACCTTGCTtatgaattttcaattttgtatGGATTCACCTTGGTAGACTCCTATTCACACTGTTATTTAGATAATCGTTCAGTTTCCTATGGATTTATCAGAATTTTTATGTAGGGAGTATTTTTGAAAAACATCACTAGTCACTTGTATCGTTAGACCATATTTTAATACTGAAGTGAAATTGATTTCATTGTTGCAGGAGACGAACACTTAGCTGTGTTTCGTGTGTCAAAGTTAGCCAGTGTAGAAGCTGCAAGTGATACAGGTTCTGGTGAAGATAAAGTAGGGACTGTCATTCCTGAAGAAGTAGAGACTGTCTCGGCTGAAAGTAGTAAAATAATTTGAGTCCTTGTGAAGATGAAGTTGAAATAATTGGTGTCTTTGTAAGATATACATAGCAAGGGAAGAAATCAGAGCAACGTTCTAACTGGAAAGATAGGTTTCTGTTGGAAATAGATTCATAGATAAAGATAATCTGTTGGAAATTGATTTCACAATATTGCAATCTACTTTCTATGTGTTGTATGGAAATTCACAGGACAAAAGAAGTCCACCATACATAAATTATGTTTCAGAGTACATAGCAATACTAGAATTTATTCTAATAAACCTTCATATTAGAACGTAATTGGAAAATTGGTTGTTTTACTCGACAATGCACCAACAGGTTCAGTGGTTCTCCTCATAACAGAGGGTTCTTTATAAGAGTGGAGGGGGTAGTGTTGTACTCGTGAGAATGTTTCTTTCTTGGGAATTCCTGGtttattttcttaatataaGTGAATGTCGCCTAATCCTCATTAGCTTGCTTGATTGTGTGGATTTGTAAGCAACAATTTCTTTTTCCTACAATTATTCTCCACAAGGGACAAATTAGCAACCCcccttgttttttttgtttttttttatttcatatgtagtttatgttttcaagttttattttatgcCAGGCACCCCCTATTCATATCCTTGTGTAATTTCTGGCTTCGTTACTGCACTTAATTTGGCCTCGTTTATTTCGTTGGAAAGTAACTGTGGGAAAAGAAAACTGTTCTGTTACATTCCTGTCTTTGGGATACAACTAGAAAATTTCCTTTCTTGATGGAATGGAGAAAAGGGAGGAAAATGGTTCCATCCAAAATTCAATGAAATCACTTTGTCATCTTCTTTCCTTACATTTATTCTCACAATCCATAATTTTATTACATTCTTTAACAACTTTCTTGATGATTTTCCTTATCTTACCAAATACGTGCCAGAATGTAAAGTATTGGGGAAAattcatttctcttttctttccctttccatgggaaataatacaaaaaaaatactttCAAGTCCGCAAACCAAACAAGGTCACAGTACTAATAGGGTTCAGGGTGTAGAAACTAGTAGCGATGCTCACCTAATGATGTAGAAGTGAAATTTTATCAACACGTGAGGTGGAAAGCAGCACGTGAGGTATTATCATCAGCAAAGGAAAGGACGACTTTGGAGCGAAGGCTGCATCCAACAAGAAACGAACTTCAGTTCTGTTCTGTTCTGTTCTTCTTCTGAATCTCTCTCTCAGAGGTTCCCTTGTTTGATTCGAAATAGAGCCAATGGTTGGTTTACAGAGTCACAGAGCAGAAATGCTGAGCATAGCCGCGGCTGTCGTCGCCATTGGTGTTGGTACCGCCTACTATTTCTACGTcaccagaaaaccaaaaggtctctctctctctctctcccaatcCCATTTCTTGCTGCTTTTTTATGTGCTTCAATCATAGAATGTGGGTCGAGAACGCagaaatttgatttggattaaaCAACCCTTAATTCCTACTACCTGGGATCCTTTTTTTTCACTTCTTTTTGTTTACTAGTTGCATATCCAGATTTCCCTTAATGCAGAATTGAGTTTTGTAAAGCCATTTAGCATATCTAATTGCACAAAACtgatatatgtgtgtgtgttgtgtgtgtgtgtgtgtgtgtgtcaatGTTTTACTTATAATCTGCAGTCTACGAATATTATGTCAGAGGAGATGTCTTGTGATTTACCCTCTTTGAATTCTATATGCCCTACATGTATGTAGGGGTATAGAGTTTAATGTTTCTCTTTTCGCTTTAGCTTCTGTCACATTTACTGGACTTCACGTCTAGCTGTTATCTAATATGTTTCCATGCGTATGTGTCTTCAGACTTTAGCTAACAATGTGACTGGTTAGGTTGCTTGGATCCTGAGAAATTCAAGGAATTTAAACTTGTAAAGCGCACTCAGCTCAGCCATAATGTGGCTAAATTTAAGTTTGCTCTTCCAACAGCTACATCAGTGTTGGGTCTGCCTATTGGACAGCATATAAGTTGCAGGTTtcgtttttatatattttctgtgtagtgtttttcttttcaactgATAAGACTCGGTTTGTACAAGTCTGATTCTTGTTTTACAATTGATGTTTTAGCATCCAGCATGATATTTTTCTGTGAacctgacttttttttttttcatacagaggaaaagatagtcaaaatGAAGAAGTTGTCAAAGCATATACCCCGACCACTTTGGATACTGATATTGGATACTTTGAATTAGTCATAAAGGTTTCTGCCGAAGCACTTCTCATGCTCTAAATCTTTATACATTGGTTTCTtaatttttatgttttcttctcttttattttgtttcacATGAATAGATGTATCCCCAAGGAAGGATGTCTCATCATTTTCGAGTCATGAGTGAAGGTGATTACCTGGCTGTAAAAGGACCTAAGGTAAAGTTTACACATTGGTCAGCCTTAGgtataaattttaaagaacCAAAAAGTACACTGGAAGTACAACAGTGACCAACAGTTAGACAGCAGCCTCTGCATGTCATTACCAACACTGAATGGCTTTTAAATTTATTCTCTAGGGTCGATTCAAGTATCAGCCTAACCAAGTTAAAGCTTTTGGGATGCTAGCCGGAGGTACTGGCATCACTCCAATGTTCCAGGTATGATGGTCTAAGTTTTGcacataattttctttttatcaatACATTGCTTTTATAGTTTAATTTTTCTTCCTGGTCTTACAGGTTGCTAGAGCCATAATGGAAAATCCTAGTGACAGAACAAACATACATCTCATATATGCCAATGTCACATATGAGGACATTCTATTGAAAGTAAGCACCTCTATGTTCTGTTTGTTCAACACATGTCATACCAAATGTATCTGTGTGTCTCTCTCGTTTCATCATTGAGTATTATTTTAAGCAAAAAATTCTTACTATATATCTAGCACTTACGGATAACCATTCCCAAACTAAAGAATACTGCATGACAACAATGTAATAGCGTTCATTTTACTTGGGCTACACTTTTCCTGaagtcttttattttttccatATTATAAAACAAGAGACGGGAGAGAGGAATAGGGAGATATGTAGTAATAAGAAGCACTTGAATCAGAAGTTCAGAACCATTTGAAATAATTTTCAGCCCTCATTTCAGCATATATTTCATCTACAATCAAAAACAAAGGTGAAAACGAGAATATCAGTTGATAGGGCCTTTAAAATGGTGAATTTGGAACCATATGTCATATAAATATGCATGTTATAATTAATTGAGTGGTTAGTAACTTTATATGTTATATATGCTATTTATTATGAAATGGCATCAAAGTTCGCATTCAAATTTGTTCACCTATCATTTAGTGCTGCTACTAGTTTTCCATTTCCTTGCCTGAATGTCTATGCTGACAGCATGGGAATCTATAAGAGTGTGTCAAGTGTAGTCAGAATAAAATCCTGGGGAACTAGACTTTTTTGCCATTTTCActatattattttgttaagcGCCCTTTTGCCACAAATTGCTGCTGACAAGCAATTGATATGATTGGCTTTTCGCAAAAATTCTGAAGCAAGTTTGTCTTTCTATTCACAATACTGGAGTGAAATTTATGTTGCTCATGCTCTATGAGTCTAATGCATGCTTTAATTTTccttggattttttttcaccGTTTTCCTGTAAATGTGGCATGCACGCAGTAAGGCAATTTCCTGGCCTAGAATTCGTAACACCTCAGTGGTTTTATTTCGTTAACTATGTTCATTTTTTGCAGGAAGAGCTGGATAATCTAGCGAGTAACTTTCCCAATCGTTTCAACATTTATTATGTTCTTAATCAGgtattgtttttattatttggtaaaaaaaaggCAGATCTTTGTtattattatcattattattattgtaaGTTTCCGATCAGAGTGGCATTTTTTGTTCTATCTTCTTCACAAAAGTACTCAATTCTGATCAGTTTGTCCAATTATATGATGATCTCtccattttttttaagttatgAACTTTTCAGAAAGTCAACGCTGTTTGAGTGGAGCAAACAGTCAGTACTGTTGTAATTTAAAATTACTAGGATCTCCAATAAGTTGATAAGATGGATGTACATGTACCTCAAAACATTTTTATGGCATATAGATTGCCATAACTTAGGCGCACAAAGTttgatttagtttttttttatttacttgcATCATTGTGTGAAACCAACCTGCTACGCGTTATATTGTCGGTTACAAATTTGATGTGTGTTACCGTCTTCAGGCCCCTGAAGGCTGGAAAGGTGGTGTTGGGTTCATATCAAAAGAAATTATTCAGACTCACTGCCCTGCACCAGCACCGGATATTAAGGTAATTCCTATCTCCACCGTCTCACTCACTCGTTTTCATATGGCATGCAATAccaaaccttttttttttcagatatTAAGATGCGGACCACCACCTATGAACAAGGCTATGGCTGCTAACCTTGACAGTCTTGGATACAGTTCGGAAATGCAGTTCCAGTTTTAAGGCTGATTCATCAACTTTGGTTATTAAATTGTGCACAACACAACAAGCACCTGATTTGTTTGCTACATAGGATCTTAAATTTGTGAGAGAGGAGTAATAAAGATGAAGTCACTGGAAATGGGCAACATGATTCTTCTGTTTTCTTAATGGTTTTATTTCCAGAGTTGCTTTATAGTTTTTTGCAGGAACAAAATTGTCAAGTTCAGTGTTACTTGCTACAGAACTTTAGCCATACAATAGATTCTTGCAGTTGCGGCACTTGTTCTATATACCCTGAATCCTCGAGTTGATGTGCTGCCATTGTTCCTTTTGTTTCATCACCTACGTCGGTCGTTCTGGAAACTGATTTTTATGAAATACCCAAATAACTGCATCCACAACTTACAGCTAGTGCAATAACAACTATATTGCTCCGCATGTTAGGACTTTGGTTGAGATCAGAatcgagttttttttttggacgaAAATCAGAATCGAGTTTGCATAAAACACTACGAGataggaaaaataaaataaataagccCCAGTCAAGAATTACAATGAAGCACAAACTTAAAATTCAAGACTCCAGATTCAAAGAAAGAAGCGACCACATGTGCAACAATTCTCATCATCAATCCACAAAACAAGCTAAGCAGGGGAGGAGAAATGTTAAACAAGGCCCCTAGGAGATCTCAGCTTCAAGTTGGTTCAACTACACATACACTGACGCTACCTAATATAACATGTTACAAGAAAACATTCAAGCATGCATGTTGCATTTCACAATCAGTTTGAATGCAAGTACAACTCCAGAGCACACCATCAACCAGaatgacaaaactgttttaAAACCCGGCCTGCTTGGTCATGACTAATGCATGGCTTTGCAACTATCGTCTTCGCATTCCACGGCCACGGCCACGTAAAGCAGCTCCTCCACGCCCTCTACCTCCCATGGCACTAGCAGCAGCATCTCCCTGGGCACTCTCAGACTGCATTAAAGTGACAGAAGGCATTAAACAGCTGACTTGTTCTATATAGAAAAAAATGGTCTTAAGTTaatatatttgttatttttaggcATCAACTAAGTAGCCAATATCTCAAAAAAGACTCAATACAGCATAAGTTAAAGAACCAGAGTCAATTCTTGACTAAAAGAATGAAACTACTTTCTTCTTTCAGACCAAATGCAAAGACAGTGTTTTACATGATGACCAGTGACCAAGCTACAGTCAGGGAAATATGAAGTCACTACACATAATAACAATACCAGAAAATGGAATCTACACATACCTTTGGATTTTTCACCGTCTCGTCAACACTTAAAACCAGGCAAGCAGCCTCAGTAGCAGCATTTATAGCATTGATCTATAGCAACAGACATGATTAAATCACCAGCCAAATGACATTATAATGAGCATTAAAAAAGGCAGCATGATGTGGGACTACCACATCTATGCTGTTAGGATGACAAGCATATACCTTTACAACTGCTGGCTCCCAGACAAAGTTAGCATAGGAATCAGCAATTCCTCCAGTATTAATGTCTACTCCATAAGGTGCACCCTCACCTACAAGAAATTGATTTTTGGAATCTTTTAGCACATAATTATTGAATGCCTATATGAAGATTCAATACATATTAATCCTTCTTTATAGTACACAGGCATATATCACAAATTGCATAAAAAATtatcatatatcatatatgctATCCATATAATATTATTAACTAATCAACTAGACTAGttctaaataaaatgaaagctCAACCTGTTGAGTGTTTCTGTCTAAGTTTGTTTAGCATATCAGTCGCGTCAAATCCCGCATTGTCACATAGTTGTCGTGGAATAACCTGCAACAAATGTGGAGGATAGCATATCAGTAACCTACCACCATTCAGTTACTAATATTGCAGCATTACACTCATTCATGGTATTTTTCATTCACCATTGACCATAAGCAGAAATATCATTTTGAGAAAATGTCCAACTTGTTCACCTGATGACCAAGAAACTACGACCAcccaaactaaattcaatacaCAAGGGTCGGAGACTACTAAAATAGTTATGATATAATGCATGTAACTGAACATAAATTCCTGGTCGACCAGGTGAGAACACTGCCATAtcatatttcttttatttctctttcttttcttttttcttctttgaaaATCATCCTGAATTCCAAGCTACAACAAATCATTCACATGATACAGGCTTCATGAAAATTGAGAAGGCCGAAGAGAAAAGGGTATACAgtgaaaggaaagaaaagccTTTAAAGAGTGCACCCGATCTCCATATAATGGATTAACCAGTAAATACAGTTGTCATTCCAATTCCAGATTATCCACCTACCCTGAATGTATTATCGTTAAACCCACCAAAATCAAACACAACAATTTTCAGAACCAACCAGATACCCTACAAGTTAGACATCCTTCATGTACTCAATTTCAAAAAAGCAAATTTGGATATCCAAAGCTAGACACCCATGATCCCACAAAGAAAAATGGCATCGACCAGATTATACATCCAATGTCACATAATTTGCACTGCAGCAATGGCTATGTCTACAGTCATGACGAACAGCCAatataaccaaaaaaaaacccaaaactaAATACCTCCAGAGCTTTTGCGTATGAGTTGATGAAAAACTGAGATCTCCCAGCAATTTCACGCGCTTTGTCCCTCAAGTAACGGCTGATCTCCATCTGCCACCAAACACAAACAAATTATGAACAAGACAAACATCTCACATTAACTTTGCAGATACCATGGATCCAAAACACATACATCTATTGCACCACCACCAGGAACTACAGTCGAATTCTTTAGAGCCCTTCTAACAATCATGATGGCATCATGTAGACTACGCTCAGCTTCCTCAATGAACTAAAATAAGAATCCATGAGCGAGTCAATAAATTCAGcaatgaaaaggaaaaagagatGCAAAGCGAAAAAGGATAAGATATTCATAAGCAGATACCAGATGAGAAAGCTTATAAAAGGCATACCTGATCAGCTCCACCACGAAGAACAATTGTAGCAGTTCTACCAGATGGACATCCACTAAAGATATTAAACCTCTCATTTCCGACTTGCTTTTCTTCAAAAACCTCGCATGTTCCAAGGACCtacaaataaaaagtaaaaaaaataaagttaagTGTGTGTCAACCAAAAACACAAGAAATGGCCCAGCTAAAAGGAAACACTTGCATGTAATCTAAGGACAGATGAACGTTGCACTAGTACATAAAACTATAGCATGACAATATGGGGCATAGCAACCTCATCGATAACATCATTGATGGATGTCTGCACAGTGCCACCAGTGGCTGCAGCCACCCTTTTCAGATCTTCTTCAGCTACACGGCCAGCACAGAATATATCTCGATCTGCAAAATACTGTCAAGCAAACAAATGCATTAAACTTTTGTTTATGAAAATTTTCTTTAATGACGTTATGAAAATTACATTCACTTCACATCATTAGACGCTAAAAGTATTGCAAATTTTCCAGTAAAGTTCCACAATGATATAGATTATACACAAGCATATATCGTGAAACTAGGACCATGATAAGTATTATCAGATAAATTTTCTAAAGAGATCAAGAAGATTTCAGCAGCAGGGGAGACATGTGACATGAAATAGTGAGTACATAAAATGAGCCCAACTGAAGGGAAAGATTCTCCATTCTTTCACACTGAAATATATGTTTTCTCTCTACCAGGTAAACAAACTGTATACAAGTTTGTTACCCTATGGTCAAAAAGACTAATCCAGACGGATTACTAACAGGGAAAATTCAGGCAGACAAGGCATCACCTGTGTTGCTAAATCACCAATAGCCAACCGTGAAAGAACAACTTTGGCTCCACACTGCACACACTTATCCAGCTTGTCATAGATAATATTCCATTCAGCATCAACAATGGACTGATACTGGGATGGGTCTGACAATCTGCAAGGAGA encodes:
- the LOC126787838 gene encoding uncharacterized protein LOC126787838; this encodes MEITARHLISASPPRSSFLLVASSSTSTTSTTSLPFQFQSSSNYILKRQAQLQGVCFKRISPICASSNTQTPPQSDAPERWLLEPVGDGDTRHIGFKVQMPGAFEIASNVVTVGRLPEKADLVIPVATVSGLHARIRKKDGNLLVTDLDSTNGTFINDQRLRPGVIATLSPGSCVTFGDEHLAVFRVSKLASVEAASDTGSGEDKVGTVIPEEVETVSAESSKII
- the LOC126787834 gene encoding NADH--cytochrome b5 reductase 1-like, which codes for MVGLQSHRAEMLSIAAAVVAIGVGTAYYFYVTRKPKGCLDPEKFKEFKLVKRTQLSHNVAKFKFALPTATSVLGLPIGQHISCRGKDSQNEEVVKAYTPTTLDTDIGYFELVIKMYPQGRMSHHFRVMSEGDYLAVKGPKGRFKYQPNQVKAFGMLAGGTGITPMFQVARAIMENPSDRTNIHLIYANVTYEDILLKEELDNLASNFPNRFNIYYVLNQAPEGWKGGVGFISKEIIQTHCPAPAPDIKILRCGPPPMNKAMAANLDSLGYSSEMQFQF
- the LOC126787822 gene encoding T-complex protein 1 subunit eta; translated protein: MASMMQPQIILLKEGTDTSQGKAQLISNINACTAVADVVRTTLGPRGMDKLIHDDKGNVTISNDGATIMKLLDIVHPAAKILVDIAKSQDSEVGDGTTTVVLLAGEFLNEAKPFVEDGVHPQNLIRSFRTASYLAIERIKQLATSIEGKSLQEKKELLANCAATTLSSKLIGGEKDFFAKMVVDAVIAIGDDDRLNMIGIKKVSGGNMRDSFLVNGVAFKKTFSYAGFEQQPKKFLNPKILILNIELELKSEKENAEIRLSDPSQYQSIVDAEWNIIYDKLDKCVQCGAKVVLSRLAIGDLATQYFADRDIFCAGRVAEEDLKRVAAATGGTVQTSINDVIDEVLGTCEVFEEKQVGNERFNIFSGCPSGRTATIVLRGGADQFIEEAERSLHDAIMIVRRALKNSTVVPGGGAIDMEISRYLRDKAREIAGRSQFFINSYAKALEVIPRQLCDNAGFDATDMLNKLRQKHSTGEGAPYGVDINTGGIADSYANFVWEPAVVKINAINAATEAACLVLSVDETVKNPKSESAQGDAAASAMGGRGRGGAALRGRGRGMRRR